From one Planctomycetia bacterium genomic stretch:
- a CDS encoding DUF58 domain-containing protein: protein MHASSKFLHPEAIRRIGRLELRARHVVEGFLSGIHRSPYFGRSIEFLQHRQYVRGDDVRHIDWKVWGKQDRLYIKQYEEETNLRCTLLVDVSKSMRYGQGAMTKYDYAATIATSLAYLLLRQQDAVGCVAFDAIVRSTMPLRSKRNHLMSIVKALEANDPSEKTDMGKVLRHAAETFPARGMMVLISDLLCDREKLFQGLRMLEQRGHDVLVFHVMDDDELDFPFSGPTRFDGLETDDRIHCNPRALRDGYMQALEAFLEEVRLGAARYRCDYALFRTSDPLDAALARFLTHRTAIHHHQ from the coding sequence GGATTTCTCTCGGGCATCCATCGCAGTCCGTACTTTGGGCGCTCCATCGAGTTCCTGCAGCACCGCCAATACGTGCGCGGCGACGACGTGCGCCACATCGACTGGAAAGTCTGGGGCAAGCAGGATCGGCTGTACATCAAGCAGTATGAAGAGGAAACGAACCTCCGTTGCACGCTGCTGGTCGACGTCTCCAAGTCGATGCGTTACGGCCAGGGGGCCATGACGAAGTACGACTACGCGGCCACAATCGCCACCAGCCTGGCGTACTTGCTGCTGCGTCAGCAGGACGCCGTAGGGTGCGTGGCCTTCGACGCGATTGTGCGCAGCACAATGCCATTACGCAGCAAACGCAATCACCTGATGAGCATCGTTAAGGCGCTCGAGGCCAACGATCCGTCGGAAAAAACCGACATGGGCAAGGTGCTGCGCCACGCCGCGGAGACGTTTCCCGCGCGCGGCATGATGGTGCTGATTTCCGACTTGCTCTGCGATCGCGAGAAGTTGTTTCAGGGCCTGCGGATGTTGGAACAGCGCGGGCACGACGTGCTCGTGTTCCACGTGATGGACGACGACGAGCTCGATTTTCCGTTCAGCGGCCCGACGCGCTTCGACGGACTGGAAACCGACGACCGGATTCATTGCAACCCGCGCGCCTTACGCGACGGATACATGCAGGCGCTCGAGGCGTTTCTGGAGGAAGTCCGGCTGGGCGCGGCCCGCTATCGTTGCGACTACGCGTTGTTCCGCACGAGCGATCCTTTGGACGCGGCGCTGGCCCGCTTTTTGACCCACCGCACGGCGATTCATCACCACCAGTGA